GCCGTCGGTGTGAAGCAGGCAGGCGACATACAGGTCGGCACTGGCGTCGATGAAGAACGCCATCGGCCGTTCCTGCTCGGCCTGATCCAGCGCGATGAGATCCTTCAGCATGCCCAGCGGCACCCCAAGACCGGATTGGCCCTCGCTTGGCCCCGAAAACCCGGTATCGACCAGCACTGGCTGTTCCATCTGCGACAGCCGGACCAGTGCCGAGGCGACCGCCTCGAGCACATCGGGCTGGTCATGCGACAGCCCGGTTCCGATCAGCGGCTGCACCTCTGCCAGATCGCTGCTGGCCGATGTCAGCGCCATCAGGCGCCGTTCGGAAACGACAAGGGAGAGGTGGCTGTCCCCGGCCTGGAAGGTCACCTGCCGTGGCAGGACCGTGGTGGCGATCTCTTGCAGGATGGCGGGAAGGGGCGGCGGGAAAAACCCGTTGGAAATGACACGCTTGCCATCCCGGAACACGGTCTGCCGGGCAGCCAGGGCCGCCAGGTTGTCGGCAATTGCGTCGTCATGTGTCACGTCTGGTTTCCCGTTCGAAGGTCGTGAGGGCGGTGATGTCAGGCTTCGGCGCTGATGGCGGTCAGACAGTCCCGCGCCGCGCTCCGAAACCCGCCCAGATCCAGTTCCGGATCGGCAAGGCACAACAGTGCATCCGAGGGCTGCTCCGGCGCGCGAAGGGCAAGCAAGAGCCTGCCGGCCTGTTGCGCCAGGGCGATGTCGGGGGCGTTGGAACCAAGCGGCGGCGAACTGGCCTCACCCAGCAGGCAGCCCGCCTCGGCACATAGCGCGTCCAGCGCATGGCGGTCCAGCGCGCACTGGCTGTTGGCGACCAGGACCATGCCTGCCGCCAGGTCGGCATAGGCCAGCGTCCCGCAGGCGGGAAACTGAGTGTGCAACCGATCCAGTGCTTCCAATACCGTCATCTCGCTGGCCCTGCTCGAGAGGCCGGTTCCGGCCGGCCCGCAGGTCAATTCACAAACGCAACGCGTCCCGGATTACAACCCCCTTCTTCACGTCTCCTGCATTTCCCTGCGCAGGGCGCTGAGGTCCTGATCCGCCGCTTGCGGCCGCGCGCTGGGACGCGGTGTTCGCGTCTCGCCCTTCGGCCGCACCCGGCGCGGCATCACGCGGCCGGGCGCCGGCTGCGGTGCGCTTGTCGAAGGCTCTGCCGGTTCCGGCGCGGCAGGGGCCGTGAGCTGGGTCTGGGCGGGCATGGCCTCGGGCAGGCCGCCGCATGCCGCGGCCCGAACGACCGCCTCCAATGCGTCGGCAAAGGTCTCGGCGCCGGAGGCTTCCCATTCCGGACTGTCCGGGGCCGCCGCCAATGCTTCGGTCAGGGAGATCGGACAGACACCGGCAAACAGGCCCTCGGTCTCGCGCGCGACCCGCGTCTGCACCCGCAGCTTGTCAAGCGGGGTGGTCAGCTTGTCGAACCGGGTGATCAGCAGCAGGCTGCGCTGGCGCACCGCTTCGGGCACCATGCCCCAGGCCGCGGCCTCGGACTGGCGCCAGGCCTGCGTGGCATGTGTGCACCACAGCACGCTGTCGACTTCGGCCAGCATCCGCTCCCAGACCTCGGACGGCATGTTCGGGTCCGAGATGCCGGGAAAGTCGATCAGGTCGCATTCGTCCAGAACCGGCGCATCAATGCCGATTTTGACATACAGGGTCTCTTCCAGGGAAATCTCTTCGAGATCGACAAGCGACATCGGATGCAGGCTGCCATCAAGCGCCGCGCGCTGTGCGGGCTTGTCGCCTTGGACGATCCAGACCGGCGGCAGGCGCGTGGCTGTCACCTGCTCGGGCAGGATGCGCTGACCCAGCAGCAGGTTCGACAGCGTGCTCTTGCCGGCGCTGAATTCCCCCATGATCCCGATGCGAGGCTTGCGGGCCCCTCCCTCTGGCGTCGTCATGCCGCTGCTCCTTCACGTGTGGATTTCGCCGGAGCGTCTGTCTGGCCCGCGTCGCTGGATGTCAGTTCCTTGAGCAGAAGCCCCAACAGCTCTGCCTGCTCCTGTTGCGCGGCGATACCGAACAGATTGTTCAGATCGCCCACGCTGAGCCTTGTTTTTTCCGCCACTTCCATCAGCAAGGCCCGCTGTTCGCTGAAGAAATCCATCAGCCGCTCTCGGGCGTCCTGCCGGATTTCGGCGGTCTGCTGCTCTTTCAGCTCGTGGATGATCGGGGCGGTTTCGGCCTTGATCAGGTCATAGAAGCTGCTGGCATAGGCGCGATAGCCACGCCGGCGCTGCCACCATCCCTTCCACCACGAGGTTTGCAGATCAAGCGCGATCGTCGCGCCGATCGCAACCGGCGGCGGCACTTCGGGCGCGGCGGCGGGGGCGATGCGAAAGCCGCTGACCTGAATGGAAACCGTCTGCTCATAAGTGTCATGGATCGCCGAGGCCGCGTCGCAATAGACCTGGGTACAGGCGGCCAGCAGGTTCTTGCGCATCACCTGATAGCTCGAGCGCAGCAAAATCCGCAGCCCGTCGGGCGCATATTGCCAGGTCTCGTTTTCCCCGTAGCTTTCCAGATGCTGAAGCAGGGATGCGACCGCCCGTTCCAGGAATTTGTTATGGGCCTGATCCACCCGCGCCGAGAAGGTGGCAAAGACCTGATCCAGCGCGGTATCCATCTGCGCCATGCTGACGGATTCCAGGCGCCGCAGCATTTGGTTGAGTGCGGCAGGTTCGATCACCGAGATCTGGTTGCCCTCGATCCGCATCGACGCCACGGTGCAGGCCGCCTGCATGCTGGAAACCTGGTTGGCCGCCCGCTGGCGGACCTCGGAGAGAAGGCGGGCGCCGACGCCGTCGGCAATGCGCTCGCCGATGGTCTGAAACAGGTCAGGCACGCCCGAGAGCTGCCACATCAGCGCGGCGTCGATCTCGGGGTTCTGGACCGCCTCTTGCAGAACTGCCCCGGCATAGCTGCGCAGCGAGGCGGCGCTGCTTTCGTTGAGCGGATGGGTTTGCGGTGCCAGCGCGGCATTGGCCCAAAGCGCGCTGCCAAAGACGATCCGCGGATTTTCGGGCCCGTTCATCTTTTGCAGGGTTGCCAGGATACTGTCGCGGATATCGGGGATCTGATTGATCGGATCGGGCAATTCGTCGATGCGGTTGACAAAGATCACGATGCCCTCAGAACGCACGTTCGAGATCATCCTGATCAGCCCCATATCCACCGAGCTCAGCGCCTGGGACGCCGACAGCACCACCACGCAGAGCCGGCTGTTGCGCAGGGATTTGATGGTGATCTGCTCGCGCATCAGAAAGGTATCGTTCACCCCCGGCGTGTCGCGCAGGCACAGTGGCACCGGCAGCGAGGGCAGCGACAGAAAGAGATCGGCGGATTTGGTGATATCGGCGAACCGGCCTTGCTGGTCGCTGCTTCCCGCCATCTCGAAATCGTCGCCCAGGCAGACATAGCGCTGCATCAGCTCGTCATCCAGATGCCGGTAATCGTGCTTCTGGCCCAGCAGCAGCTCGAACCGGCGACCCAGCCGTTTGCGGGTCTTCTCGCGCATCTCGGCAACCTGCGCCTGGATTTTCTGCAACTCTTCATCGGCGCCGGCGCGCATGGACAACTCGCCGATGCGTCCGCCATTGGCAACCAGATGATCCCATTCATCGCCGTTGAAGAACTGGAAAGAGGCCACCGGATCCTCTTCCCGGCGCGGCGCGTTGAGATGCAGCGAAGTGACGACCGAAGTCCAGGGATTGACATCCGCAGGCAACAGTCCCGGGCGGGCAACCATGGCGTTGACCAGCGAGGTCTTGCCGGATTTGATCTGCCCCAGCATCGTGACGCTGGGCTTAAAATCCTCAAGCTCCTTCAACTGGCGAGCGACCTGGCTGCGGCGACCCTTGCCCTCGAGCGCATGAATGTCCAGCAAGAGATCCTTGAGCTCCTCGAAGTCTCCGGCAAGCCGGGACAGGCTCCCGTGTCCAAGGTGCAGGAAGGGGAGCGCGCGAATGCCGGCGCGCTGGCTTTCTTGGGTCTCGTCCATGACGCTATTGATCCTTGTTGGTCTGTGCGGGCAAGAAATTGATGGGGGCTAGTTACCTTCTTTTTCTGGAACTGGAACAAACAGCCGTGAAAGGCAAAATTGGGGCAAACCAGGGATGATAATTTGTCTTTGTAAATTTTTTTGCGAAATCTGTTAAGAAATTCACTAACATTTTGACAAATGTACCCCGGCGCGTTGGTTTCGCCCTAAGATGCGGAAATCCGCATGAATTAGTGTTTCAATACATCTTGTTATGTGAATTGTTCCTTGGCTTCAGGTCGCGGGCCTGACAGCGACATGACCGGAACACCTTGCAAGCAGAGAGGGAATCGGCTTGAGCAGTGGCAATCCACGTCGCCTTGGAATTGACTTGACCACCTGCTCTTGAAAAACGGTGTTGCGGCCAGGATTCAGGGGCGGTGGCGGTCTCACAGATACCCCCATGCGCCTGGTGCGCGACCCTTGCGCCGGGGTCAGAGCGGATGGATCGTCAGCTGCGGACCGGTGCCTTGCCCGACCTGCTGACAGCATGCGGTTTTGAGAAATTGTCCGGCATGCCAGCGCCTAGATCGTCGGCGAGGTAATCGGCTGTCCGCGCGCGGCTCTTTGTTCTGTTTCCGGGGTGCCGGTCGGCAAGGCCCGTGATCTGGGGCTGGGCTGGGGGCTTTCTTGTGTTTTCAGATGCAAAGGGAGCGCCGGATCAGTGCAAGCGGCCGATGGCGGAGATCGGGCGATCGCCCGGGCGGGCCTGCCGCTCAGGCAATCGCCCGAGACCGCCCGGCATTGCGGCCTGAAAAGAGGCAGCCGCCCAGAAACGTGCCCTCCAGCGCGTTATAGCCGTGATAGCCGCCGCCGCCGAACCCGGCCACTTCTCCGGCGGCAAACAGGCCGGGCACCACCTGGCCATCGCTGCCCAGCATCTGGCCATCCAGGTTGGTATGCAGCCCGCCCAGCGTCTTGCGGGTCAGCACATGCAGGCGCACCGCGATCAGCGGGCCATTGGCGGGGTCGAGGAACTTGTGCGGCTTGGCGGTGCGGATCAGCCGGTCGCCGCGATAGTTGCGCGCGGCGTGGATCGCCATCACCTGCGCATCCTTGGTAAAGGGGTTGTCCATCTGCGCATCGCGCGCCTCGATCTGGGCGCGCAGGTGATCCTCGTCGATCGCCACCTCGCCCAGCTGGTTCATGCCGCGCACCAGCTCGCTCAGGCTGTGGGCGACAACGAAATCCTCGCCATGCTCCTTGAAGGCCTCGACCGGGGCGGTGGCGGATTTGCCCGACAGGATGCGCTGGCGGATCACTTCGGACCATTTGCCCGAGGTGAAATCGGGGTTCTGCTCGGACCCCGACAGGGCGAATTCCTTCTTGATCACCTTCTGGGTCAGCACGAACCAGCTGTAATCATGGCCGGTCTTCAGGATCTCGCGCAGGGTGGTCAGGGTGTCGAACCCCGGCAGGCAGGGCGGTGCCAGCCGGTTGCCGCGCGCGTCGAACCACATCGACGAGGGGCCGGGCAGGATGCGGATGCCATGCTCGGGCCAGATCGGATCCCAGTTGCGCACGCCCTCGGTGTAATGCCACATCCGGTCGCCGTTGATCACATGGCCGCCTGCGCGCTCGGAAATCGCGATCATCCGGCCATCGACATGAAACGGTACGCCCGCCACCATGTTCGGCGGCGGCGCGCCCAGCCGGTCGCGCGGCCAGGCCTTGCGCACCAGGTCGAAATTGCCCCCGATCCCGCCCGAGGTGACCAGGATCGAGGGGGCGTAGACCTCGAACTCGCCGATCTCGTCGCGGTTGGTCCTTTGCCCGCGTTGGGCGCTGTCCTCGGCCAGAACCTCGCCAGAAACGCCGGTCGCGGCGCCGTTCTGCATGATGATATGGCTGACCTGATGGCGAAACCGCATCTCGATCCGGCCCGCCGCCACATGGTCCTGCACCCGGCGCAGAAAGTGCGCCAGCACGCCCGGCCCGGTGCCCCAGGTGATGTGAAAGCGCGGCACCGAGTTGCCATGCCCGTTGGCATAGGATCCGCCGCGCTCGGCCCAGCCTACCACCGGGAACCAGCGCAAGCCCATCCCATGCAGCCAGGGGCGCATCTCGCCGGCGGCGAATTCCACATAGGCCTCGGCCCATTTGCGTGGCCAGGCGTCCTCGGCGCGGTCGAACTGGGCGCTGCCCAGCCAGTCGCGCAGGGCCAGATCGGCGCAGTCGCGGATGCCCATGCGGCGCTGTTCGGGGGTATCGACCATGAACAGCCCGCCCAGCGACCAGAAGGCCTGGCCGCCCAGGAAACTCTCGGGTTCCTGATCCAGCAGGATCACCCGCTTGCCCCGATCGCCCAGTTCGGCGGCGGCGACCAGCCCGGCCAGCCCGCTGCCCACGATGATCGCATCGGCGGTATTCGCGCCCATATCCATCCTCCCCTGTCCTGGCTTCAGCCTAGGACGGGGGCGGGCCAGCAGGCAACGGCGCCGTTGGGTCAGCCGTAGCGCTCGGCGAAACGGCGCAGGATCTCGCCCGGCGCCGTAACCTCGGCCGAATGGCAGAGCTCGATCAGCCGCGCCGCATCCTCGGGCGGGAAATAGCCGTGATCCTTGTAGATTTGAATGCGCTGTTCGAAATCCTGCGCATCCGCTTCCGGGTGGAACTGGGTGGCATAGACATTCTCGCCCCAGCGGATCATCTGAAACGGGCAGGGGTCCGAGGCGACCAGATGGGTGCAGCCCGGTGGCAGCGCCTGCACCGCCTCCTTGTGGCCGACATAGGCCTCGAAAACCGGGGGCAGACCAGCGGTCAGCGGATCGGTGGCGCCGCTTTCGGTGAGCGTGCAGGTCGAGGGGCCGACCGGCTCGCCATAGCGCGCCTTGCTAACCGCGCCGCCCAGATGCGCCGCCAGCACGCCCAGCCCATAGCAGCAGCCCATGAAGGGATGATCGGCACCGGTGATCTGCGGCATCAGCCCCAGGATCGCCGCCTCGATCCGCGCCTCGGTCGCGGGCTTGGTGGCGGGGTCGTCGCTGACACAACCAGGGCCGCCGCCGACGATGACGCCCGCATAGTCGGTCACATCCAGCCCCTCGGGCAAGTCTTCGCAATCCAGCCGGATTCTATGCGCCCGCTCCGGCCCGATCCCGCATTTGTCGAGGATCGAGGCGAACTCGGCATCGGCGGCATCGGTTTCGGGGCGCAGTTGCAGGATCAGAAAGCGTTTCATGGCGCCTGCTCTAGCGCGCAGCGCCCCGCCGGGCAAGCGCGCGCATGGCCAGCAGGGGACCGATCGAGGCTCTGCCGCGCGCTCCGGAGTATTTGGGGTGAAATGAAGAGAGCAGGCGCCGCTGCTTCTTTCTGGTCGGAAATACTCCGGGGGAGTCGCCCGGAACGGGCGGCGGGGGCAGCGCCCCCTGCCTTGGGCGGGTTTAGAGCGCCGCCATGACCTCGTCGGAGGCTTCGAAATTGGTGGTCACGCGCTGCACGTCGTCATCGTCTTCCAGCGCATCGACCAGCTTCATCAGCTTTTGCATCGCTTCAAGGTCCAGCTCGGTCGTGGTCGAGGGTTTCCAGACCAGCTTGGTCGAATCCGATTCGCCCAGCTCCGCTTCCAGTGCCGTCGATACCTCGTTCAGGTCGGTATCGGCGCACCAGATCACGTGGCCCTCTTCCGAGCTTTCCACGTCTTCGGCGCCGGCCTCGATCGCGGCCATCATCACGGTGTCGGCATCGCCCACCGAGGCGGGATAGACCACCTCGCCCTTGCGCTCGAACATGAAGCCGACCGAGCCGGTCTCGCCCAGGTTGCCGCCATGCTTGGTAAAGG
The window above is part of the Ruegeria pomeroyi DSS-3 genome. Proteins encoded here:
- a CDS encoding YebC/PmpR family DNA-binding transcriptional regulator, translated to MAGHSKWANIQHRKGRQDAARSKLFSKFSKEITVAAKMGDPDPDKNPRLRLAIKEAKSQSMPKDNIERAIKKAIGGDGDAYEEIRYEGYGPNGVAVIVEAMTDNRNRTASNVRSTFTKHGGNLGETGSVGFMFERKGEVVYPASVGDADTVMMAAIEAGAEDVESSEEGHVIWCADTDLNEVSTALEAELGESDSTKLVWKPSTTTELDLEAMQKLMKLVDALEDDDDVQRVTTNFEASDEVMAAL
- a CDS encoding FAD-binding dehydrogenase, with translation MGANTADAIIVGSGLAGLVAAAELGDRGKRVILLDQEPESFLGGQAFWSLGGLFMVDTPEQRRMGIRDCADLALRDWLGSAQFDRAEDAWPRKWAEAYVEFAAGEMRPWLHGMGLRWFPVVGWAERGGSYANGHGNSVPRFHITWGTGPGVLAHFLRRVQDHVAAGRIEMRFRHQVSHIIMQNGAATGVSGEVLAEDSAQRGQRTNRDEIGEFEVYAPSILVTSGGIGGNFDLVRKAWPRDRLGAPPPNMVAGVPFHVDGRMIAISERAGGHVINGDRMWHYTEGVRNWDPIWPEHGIRILPGPSSMWFDARGNRLAPPCLPGFDTLTTLREILKTGHDYSWFVLTQKVIKKEFALSGSEQNPDFTSGKWSEVIRQRILSGKSATAPVEAFKEHGEDFVVAHSLSELVRGMNQLGEVAIDEDHLRAQIEARDAQMDNPFTKDAQVMAIHAARNYRGDRLIRTAKPHKFLDPANGPLIAVRLHVLTRKTLGGLHTNLDGQMLGSDGQVVPGLFAAGEVAGFGGGGYHGYNALEGTFLGGCLFSGRNAGRSRAIA
- a CDS encoding dynamin family protein, translating into MTTPEGGARKPRIGIMGEFSAGKSTLSNLLLGQRILPEQVTATRLPPVWIVQGDKPAQRAALDGSLHPMSLVDLEEISLEETLYVKIGIDAPVLDECDLIDFPGISDPNMPSEVWERMLAEVDSVLWCTHATQAWRQSEAAAWGMVPEAVRQRSLLLITRFDKLTTPLDKLRVQTRVARETEGLFAGVCPISLTEALAAAPDSPEWEASGAETFADALEAVVRAAACGGLPEAMPAQTQLTAPAAPEPAEPSTSAPQPAPGRVMPRRVRPKGETRTPRPSARPQAADQDLSALRREMQET
- a CDS encoding dynamin family protein: MDETQESQRAGIRALPFLHLGHGSLSRLAGDFEELKDLLLDIHALEGKGRRSQVARQLKELEDFKPSVTMLGQIKSGKTSLVNAMVARPGLLPADVNPWTSVVTSLHLNAPRREEDPVASFQFFNGDEWDHLVANGGRIGELSMRAGADEELQKIQAQVAEMREKTRKRLGRRFELLLGQKHDYRHLDDELMQRYVCLGDDFEMAGSSDQQGRFADITKSADLFLSLPSLPVPLCLRDTPGVNDTFLMREQITIKSLRNSRLCVVVLSASQALSSVDMGLIRMISNVRSEGIVIFVNRIDELPDPINQIPDIRDSILATLQKMNGPENPRIVFGSALWANAALAPQTHPLNESSAASLRSYAGAVLQEAVQNPEIDAALMWQLSGVPDLFQTIGERIADGVGARLLSEVRQRAANQVSSMQAACTVASMRIEGNQISVIEPAALNQMLRRLESVSMAQMDTALDQVFATFSARVDQAHNKFLERAVASLLQHLESYGENETWQYAPDGLRILLRSSYQVMRKNLLAACTQVYCDAASAIHDTYEQTVSIQVSGFRIAPAAAPEVPPPVAIGATIALDLQTSWWKGWWQRRRGYRAYASSFYDLIKAETAPIIHELKEQQTAEIRQDARERLMDFFSEQRALLMEVAEKTRLSVGDLNNLFGIAAQQEQAELLGLLLKELTSSDAGQTDAPAKSTREGAAA
- a CDS encoding glutamine amidotransferase, which codes for MKRFLILQLRPETDAADAEFASILDKCGIGPERAHRIRLDCEDLPEGLDVTDYAGVIVGGGPGCVSDDPATKPATEARIEAAILGLMPQITGADHPFMGCCYGLGVLAAHLGGAVSKARYGEPVGPSTCTLTESGATDPLTAGLPPVFEAYVGHKEAVQALPPGCTHLVASDPCPFQMIRWGENVYATQFHPEADAQDFEQRIQIYKDHGYFPPEDAARLIELCHSAEVTAPGEILRRFAERYG